One genomic window of Hydra vulgaris chromosome 03, alternate assembly HydraT2T_AEP includes the following:
- the LOC100199523 gene encoding forkhead box protein N4 isoform X2: protein MFNQYQTSSLSDLDSISVHDIDFDLGSTNNCYGQFTYGDYLQELQELEQGRTPMKMDRHSLPRNLTNLHWLHNVGMQADQQQQIRQEPISLMVDPNTNMPVQFSANRSAIHAMQSQNITFMSLAQTHAMSQQQQQQQNLYQRHDLHQQNILQHQKYAHDKNKENGSPGAKIFPKPVFSYSCLIAMALRNSDQGSLPVSEIYKYMQSRFPYFKTAPDGWKNSVRHNLSLNKAFCKLERPDGTSQRKGCLWSLKPEKKDQLRREIRKWKKKHPEAIKASMANPDDLSISSDSCDDDSMEDSKIQSPEHTVPESALDMPPSTPLLDDTVKDEPVDEVAVEDVAKELFGSDLLFNHDDLQADEFWNELMDTNMLSSHDRKYLSEDIVELESSVKIEPLSPSTNFFSSAIHQPTLASF from the exons atgtttaaccAATATCAAACCAGTAGCTTGAGTGATCTAGACTCTATTAGTGTGCACGACATAGATTTTGATCTCGGATCAACAAATAACTGCTATGGTCAGTTTACATATGGGGATTACCTGCAAGAACTGCAAGAACTAGAACAGGGTCGTACTCCAATGAAAATGGATCGCCATTCTTTACCGagaaatttaacaaacttaCACTGGCTTCATAACGTTGGAATGCAAGCAGACCAACAGCAGCAAATTAGACAAGAGCCCATTTCACTCATGGTAGATCCTAACACAAACATGCCTGTTCAGTTTTCTGCCAATCGCTCTGCTATACACGCTATGCAATCTCAAAACATTACTTTCATGAGTCTGGCTCAAACTCACGCAATGTCCCAGCAGCAGCAGCAACAGCAGAATCTCTATCAACGTCACGATTTGCACCAACAGAACATTTTGCAACATCAAAAGTATGCGCacgacaaaaataaagaaaatggcAGCCCTGGTGCAAAAATATTTCCTAAACCAGTATTCTCATATTCTTGTCTAATAGCTATGGCGTTGCGAAACAGTGATCAAGGAAGCCTACCCGTTAGTGAAATTTACAAGTATATGCA ATCTCGATTTCCGTATTTTAAAACTGCACCCGACGGATGgaag AACTCGGTTCGTCACAATCTATCATTAAATAAGGCTTTTTGTAAACTGGAAAGACCTGATGGCACATCACAAAGAAAAGGTTGCTTGTGGTCGcttaaaccagaaaaaaaagaCCAACTTAGAAGGGAAATTCGAAAATGGAAGAAAAAGCACCCTGAAGCTATCAAAGCCAGTATGGCTAATCCAG atgACTTGAGTATTTCTAGTGATTCATGTGATGACGATTCTATGGAAGATTCCAAAATTCAGTCTCCTGAACATACCGTACCTGAAAGTGCACTAGACATGCCACCATCAACACCCCTACTGGACGACACAGTTAAGGATGAACCGGTAGACGAAGTAGCAGTAGAAGATGTCGCAAAAGAACTTTTTGGTAGTGATCTATTATTTAATCATGACGATCTCCAGGCTGATGAATTCTGGAATGAACTTATGGATACTAATATGCTCAGTTCACACGATCGAAAATACTTGAGCGAAGACATTGTTGAACTTGAAAGTTCAGTAAAGATTGAACCTTTGTCACCTtccacaaatttttttagttcagcAATACATCAGCCAACGTTagcaagtttttga